One genomic window of Vibrio mangrovi includes the following:
- a CDS encoding PDDEXK-like family protein, with product MPRRLTQTKSETHQTMKNTSFESMVVSWLMQDGWQVFIPILDHGHKTDLLISDGPNYYRIQVKTVEASGDAHVVQNRWEGSNIDVVIFFARNSNWGVIAPGFHEKERPLNHETHRKFIQSKKEFLREFHQL from the coding sequence ATGCCAAGAAGACTCACTCAGACCAAATCAGAAACACACCAGACAATGAAAAACACTTCATTTGAGAGCATGGTCGTCAGTTGGTTAATGCAGGATGGCTGGCAGGTCTTTATTCCCATACTGGATCATGGTCATAAGACAGATTTACTCATATCAGATGGTCCGAACTATTACCGAATTCAGGTGAAAACCGTAGAAGCATCCGGAGATGCTCACGTTGTCCAGAACCGTTGGGAGGGAAGTAATATTGATGTGGTTATTTTCTTTGCCCGGAATTCGAACTGGGGTGTTATTGCGCCTGGCTTCCACGAGAAAGAGCGACCTTTAAACCATGAAACCCATCGTAAATTCATTCAAAGCAAGAAAGAGTTTTTACGTGAGTTTCATCAACTATGA
- a CDS encoding phosphoribosyltransferase, with the protein MNNKHIGELVLDEIFIQKGVEIVAQQLNDHFTDAVVITVVPGGILFTADVVRKLNFDICMDYISCPHTPGERNNQSTIVFHNNIGIHGKDVILIDDAIESGGTMKRLVEHLTQTYSLKSLSVATLFVKPGRVNIPVKQFYAYEMENDDLLIGYGLPWQNKYRNIPFISKLKQ; encoded by the coding sequence ATGAATAACAAACATATCGGTGAACTGGTTCTGGATGAAATATTTATTCAGAAAGGCGTTGAAATCGTTGCGCAGCAACTGAACGATCACTTCACCGATGCCGTTGTGATTACGGTGGTTCCCGGCGGTATTTTATTTACCGCAGATGTGGTCAGGAAACTTAATTTCGATATTTGTATGGATTATATTTCCTGTCCGCATACACCCGGAGAGCGGAACAACCAATCCACAATTGTATTTCACAATAACATCGGTATTCACGGCAAAGATGTCATTTTAATTGATGATGCAATTGAGTCTGGTGGCACGATGAAACGTCTGGTTGAACATTTGACTCAGACATACTCTTTAAAGTCGCTCTCTGTCGCTACCTTGTTTGTCAAACCGGGCAGAGTCAATATCCCTGTAAAGCAGTTTTATGCCTATGAAATGGAAAATGATGATCTGCTGATCGGTTACGGATTACCGTGGCAGAATAAGTATCGTAATATCCCTTTTATTTCGAAATTAAAGCAGTAA
- a CDS encoding YopT-type cysteine protease domain-containing protein, translating to MVDALTHSTHPLHSSVEIIGSQSSQPTMPSPSDLHHSQWQSLPSLLEHRVLARFDQDLCTNRHDIDARAMCYGLALNWLERIKHHGAHASQPAATERMNYLSSFEGVVHSRIIHNFYRHDHASQMKEAIAEGDIIKASLAGTNSVIEAAAYKDIHLKPVLQNQVTEALPFLMLDMPDNGPAYDTFQTGLSSVKQGIITIYSDDGAHALAFAESEKDKKLIFEPNHGEFEFHQQDFKAMLNSIAELVNLPLTGVQIFEG from the coding sequence ATGGTCGATGCATTGACTCATTCAACTCATCCTCTTCATTCATCTGTTGAAATAATCGGTTCTCAATCCAGTCAGCCGACAATGCCATCTCCGTCAGACTTACATCATTCACAATGGCAGAGTCTTCCGTCTTTACTTGAACATCGCGTACTTGCCCGGTTTGATCAGGATTTATGTACGAACAGGCATGATATCGACGCCCGGGCCATGTGTTACGGTCTTGCTTTGAACTGGTTAGAAAGAATTAAACACCACGGTGCTCATGCCAGCCAGCCAGCTGCTACAGAAAGAATGAATTACCTTTCATCTTTCGAAGGTGTTGTTCACTCCCGCATTATTCATAATTTTTACCGCCATGATCATGCGTCTCAGATGAAGGAAGCGATAGCGGAAGGAGATATTATCAAAGCGTCTCTTGCCGGAACGAATAGTGTCATTGAGGCCGCTGCATATAAAGATATTCATCTCAAACCCGTACTTCAGAATCAGGTCACGGAAGCGCTGCCATTTCTGATGCTGGATATGCCGGATAATGGCCCGGCCTATGATACTTTTCAAACCGGACTAAGCAGTGTGAAACAAGGCATCATCACCATCTATAGCGATGACGGTGCTCATGCACTGGCCTTTGCTGAATCAGAAAAAGATAAAAAGCTTATCTTTGAACCCAATCACGGTGAATTTGAATTTCACCAGCAGGATTTCAAAGCGATGCTCAACAGTATTGCAGAACTGGTAAATTTACCGCTGACCGGTGTTCAGATTTTTGAAGGATGA
- a CDS encoding aldo/keto reductase, whose protein sequence is MILQEKFTLTNGVEIPKLGLGTWMIQGESAEKAVKDAIQIGYRHIDSAQDYGNEAEVATAIKSCGVSRDEIFLTTKLAAQYKSYQDSVAAIDGSLQRMGLDYVDLMIIHSPQPWGNFGASDRFYEGNLEAWRALEEAYQAGKIRAIGLSNFQEQDIENILKSCSVAPMVNQILAHITNVPDQLIQYSQEKGLLVEAYSPVGHGELFKNSQIAQMAEKYGVSIPQLCIRYTLQLGLLPLPKTANPDHMRNNADLDFVISQEDMNVLNHLEKIQDYGDASMFPVYRLS, encoded by the coding sequence ATGATTTTACAAGAAAAATTCACTCTAACGAATGGTGTTGAGATCCCTAAACTGGGCCTTGGCACATGGATGATTCAGGGAGAGTCTGCTGAGAAGGCAGTGAAAGACGCAATTCAGATCGGTTACCGGCATATCGATAGTGCGCAGGATTACGGTAATGAAGCAGAAGTTGCCACAGCAATTAAATCATGTGGTGTCAGCCGTGATGAGATCTTTCTAACCACTAAACTGGCGGCACAGTATAAATCATATCAGGATTCAGTTGCGGCCATTGATGGATCTCTTCAGCGGATGGGGCTGGATTACGTTGACCTGATGATCATTCACAGCCCGCAACCCTGGGGGAATTTTGGTGCCAGTGACCGTTTTTATGAAGGTAATCTGGAAGCATGGCGTGCACTGGAAGAAGCATATCAGGCTGGAAAAATCCGTGCGATAGGTCTTTCTAACTTTCAGGAACAGGATATTGAGAACATTCTGAAATCCTGTTCGGTTGCGCCGATGGTCAATCAGATTCTGGCGCATATAACCAATGTGCCCGATCAGTTAATTCAGTATTCACAGGAGAAAGGCCTGTTAGTCGAAGCCTATTCACCGGTCGGACACGGTGAGCTGTTTAAAAACAGTCAGATTGCTCAGATGGCCGAAAAGTACGGCGTTTCCATCCCACAATTGTGTATTCGCTATACGTTGCAACTGGGATTGCTGCCGCTACCGAAAACAGCAAATCCTGATCATATGAGAAACAATGCAGATCTGGATTTTGTGATTTCTCAGGAAGATATGAATGTTCTGAATCATCTGGAAAAAATTCAGGACTACGGAGATGCAAGCATGTTCCCGGTTTATCGCCTGAGCTAA
- a CDS encoding N-acetyltransferase: protein MSYITLTEENIDSEHICCAFSDKKCTQGYQLKKAWLKQEFSNGYTFLRLDERAKVFIEYGPAEHGWVPVNAPNYLLINCFWVSGKYKGQGHGKALLQQALDDAQAHKKDGIVTVAGVKKYHFMSDTKWLLNQGFEICATTTDGFCLLVRKLNNDAMTPFFNPSAIETGCPETNGIVVYYSNRCPFAEYHVQESLTETARKRNLPLKVVRLETQEQAQSAPTPATIFSLYYNGQFVTTDISICMDSRFDTLLKKHHQ from the coding sequence ATGTCATACATCACATTGACCGAAGAGAATATTGATTCTGAACACATCTGCTGTGCATTTTCTGACAAAAAATGCACTCAGGGTTATCAGTTGAAAAAGGCGTGGCTAAAACAAGAATTCAGCAATGGCTATACATTTCTGCGTCTTGATGAACGGGCGAAAGTTTTCATCGAATACGGCCCGGCAGAACATGGCTGGGTGCCGGTTAATGCACCCAATTATCTGTTAATCAACTGCTTTTGGGTTTCTGGTAAGTATAAAGGGCAAGGTCACGGTAAAGCGCTGTTACAACAGGCTCTGGACGATGCTCAAGCTCATAAGAAAGACGGTATTGTCACTGTGGCAGGTGTTAAAAAATACCATTTTATGAGTGATACCAAATGGCTACTGAATCAAGGGTTTGAAATATGCGCGACAACCACAGACGGTTTCTGCCTGTTAGTCAGAAAACTTAATAATGATGCTATGACACCGTTTTTTAATCCGTCGGCTATCGAAACCGGATGTCCGGAAACCAACGGAATTGTCGTTTACTATTCGAATCGTTGCCCTTTTGCGGAATATCATGTGCAGGAATCTTTAACTGAAACAGCCCGGAAAAGGAACCTGCCGCTAAAAGTCGTCCGGCTGGAAACACAGGAGCAAGCCCAGTCTGCACCAACACCGGCAACCATTTTTTCTCTGTACTATAACGGTCAGTTTGTAACGACAGATATCAGTATCTGTATGGATAGCCGTTTTGATACATTGCTTAAGAAGCACCATCAATAG